GACTCCAAAATGCACTACATGAACAAAATCCTGGTCCCGCTGATTTTCGTGTCCATATTGCTCGCACTTTACGAGCAAAGCAAAACGCATCCGAATGTGTATGTCATGATTGCGGCCATCGCAGTGTTCATGTTTTGCATGATGCGGCTGAGCGCCAAAATACCAAGTAAGAACCAACGCAATGACGATGACGATGTACAAGAAGGGCGATAAGGTGATGGTGCTTGACGATGACATCGAAGGCATCGTGATGAATGTGCAGGGCGAATCGGTCACTGTGGAAACTACCGAGGGATTCGAACTTACGTTCCATCAAAAGGAACTGCTCCTGGTGGGCGGACCCGAAATCAATTTTACCACTGGGAATATCAGCCAAATCCTAAAAGAAAAAGAGATTCCGAAACCACGTAGTTTTGTAAAGGAGAAAAAAGTGAAGGAAGTTCCGGTTCCCGAATTTGACCTGCACATTGAAAAACTTGTAAAGAATCCCCGCGGAATGAACAATTTCGACATCCTGAATCTGCAGATCGAGACTGCGAAACGACACGTGGATTTTGCCATCAGCCACCGTATCCCTAAAATCGTATTCATCCACGGGGTGGGAGAGGGCGTGCTGAAAGCTGAACTGGACTTTTTACTGGGCAGATACGACAACCTGGATTTCCAGGATGCCAGCTACCAGAAATATGGTGCCGGTGCCACTGAGATTTATTTCAGGCAAAATAAGAAAGCCTAATTCGTGA
The nucleotide sequence above comes from Flavobacterium magnum. Encoded proteins:
- a CDS encoding Smr/MutS family protein, translated to MYKKGDKVMVLDDDIEGIVMNVQGESVTVETTEGFELTFHQKELLLVGGPEINFTTGNISQILKEKEIPKPRSFVKEKKVKEVPVPEFDLHIEKLVKNPRGMNNFDILNLQIETAKRHVDFAISHRIPKIVFIHGVGEGVLKAELDFLLGRYDNLDFQDASYQKYGAGATEIYFRQNKKA